ATTACTTTTAATCATCCTTGGTAATAGGCTTATTATTATGATACAGCATCGTTTTCTATGATGATTCATGTTTTGGATTTCTAGCGACAGCTTATCGTATTCCGAGTTTACAGTACATGTTGTTTCCTCGTTTTGATGCACTGGTTTATTAAAACTTGAACTTAACTTTATAAACTGTTCATGCTTGAGAACACACTCACTGAGAATTCTAAAGTCAGTTAAAATCTCAATAAGCCTCAGCAAGCCTTTTTATGGAGTGTATTCTCTAACCGTCTTCTAATGGTTCCCACCTTTTTCAAGGGATGGTGTGTATGGTGCCTTTCTTACATTCGAGGGGTAGTGATGCTTATTGCACCTCAGTCACGTGTGAGACAACACTAGAATCTAGAATCTCTTTTGGTCTAGGCCTATGGGTTTGAGACTTACAGGACTTTCTGGCCCCGTGATAATTGTATAGTAGAATAAGATAGCTGCAGTGTTCAGCCCGCGGTGTCGGCTGGTCTAGGGCGGTGAACTTGGCCTGAGTATTGTACTCGTTAAAGATTTACTTGACTGCATTCTTAGGGTTGGGTCCGCTGAAGGACCTACATAGCTGACCTTTATCTCGGTCAGACAGTCCACAAACATTGTCCATTGGATCATTTTGATGTAAAATTTGCAAATTTAAACTTGGGGGTACTTGTAATTTACATTATCTGAATTAAATATTCTCATTATACAGCTTTTCAGGTACTTGAGAAAGGGGTTGCAGCCATAATTGGTCCACAGTCATCTGCCGTAGCTCACACGGTTTCTCAAATTGCTGATGCTCTCCAAGTTCCTCTTGTTTCATATGCTGCCACCGATCCAACCCTGTCCTCCCTCCAGTTTCCATTCTTCATTCGAACTACACAAAGTGACTTGGCACAAATGACTGCAATGGCTGATCTAATTGACTTTCATGGATGGAAAGAGGTCATTGTTGTATTCTTGGATGATGATTATGGAAGAAATGGAGTATCTGCTTTGAGAGATGAGCTTGAAAAAAGGAGATTGAGAATTTCTTATAAATTGCCTTTAAGTATTAAGTTTGATTTGGATGAATTCACTAACTTGCTCAATCAATCCAAAGTGTTTGGTCCTCGTGTGTATGTTGTTCATGTCAACCCTGATCCGAGATTGAGAATTTTTTCCATTGCCCATAATCTTCAAATGATGGCCAAGGATTATGTCTGGCTTGTCACGGATTGGCTCTCAGCTACACTAGATTCATTATCTCCTGTGAATCAGACCTCTTTCAGTGTTCTCCATGGGGTTGTTGGTCTTCGTCAACACATTCCAGATTCCAGCAAAAAGAAAGCTTTTGTTTCTCGATGGATAGAAATGCAAAAAGAAGGATTAGCAAATACTAGTTTGAACTCTTATGGAATTTATGCTTATGACACAGTTTGGGCAGTTGCACGTGCAATTGATATATTCATCAAAGTACACAATACTATTACCTTCTCGTTTCCTGATAACTATAACTTATCTCATATGGTAGGAATTGGTATTCAGCTTGACAAGCTCAAAATCTTTGCTGGTGGATCTGATCTTGTCGACATATTATTACAATCAAATTTTACTGGTGTGAGTGGCCAACTTCATTTTAATTCTGACAGAAGTATTGTAAGTGGTGGTTATGATATTATAAATGTCAATCAGATGGGAATTAAAGGTGTTGGTTTTTGGTCTAATAATTCAGGATTTTCAGTTGTACCCCATACAGCTCTTAAAAAACGGAAATATAACAGGTTTTCCCAAGATCAGAAGCTTGGAAATATTACTTGGCCCGGTGGAATTACCGATCGACCTCGTGGCTGGGTGATTGCTGATAATACCAAGCCACTGAGAATTGGAGTGCCAAAAAGAGCAAGTTTTGTTGAATTCGTAACTGAACTGCCAGATAGTCATCAAATTCAGGGGTACTGCATCGATGTCTTCAAGAAAGCCCTAGAATTTATCCCATATGAAGTTCCTTTTGTATTCAAGCCTTTTGGGAACGGTAAAGCAAATCCCAATTATGATGCACTTGTGAAAATGGTTGATGAAAATGTAAGTGATACACAATGAAAAAGGAAATATTCTCAACACTGGTTAATTCATGTTTATCTACTCAAAATTGGTTAatctttgtttttataaattgacAGACTGTGTTTTACAGAAAACAGCTATGCTACATGTAAAAATTCAGATGGCCGACATAATATTATGTGTTTTCTTACTCAAACGTTTGTACAATTttacctttccttctttttgtttttgtgtagTTTTCTTGGGTGGATATTGCATGTGAGTAAAGAagggaaaagaaattgaaaaattgtAATTGGCATTATTGGTTTCTGTTCAGTGTTATCCAATATAAGATAAATTGATAATTCTTAGGTGCTTTATATAGGTGgctattttacatttattacttatttgaattttatttgttttttaaaactttgttaTGCTTGAAATTTGGTTTAGGTATATGATGCAGTTGTTGGAGACATTGCAATTGTGACAAATCGTACAATGATTGTGGATTTTTCTCAGCCTTTTGCATCCTCTAGCCTTGTCATAGTGGCTCCTATCAACAAAGCAAGATCAAATGCTTGGGTGTTCCTCCAACCATTTACGGCAGATATGTGGTGTGCCACTGCTGCATCATTTTTGGTGGTTGGAGTTGTTATATGGATTCTTGAGCACCGAGTCAATAATGACTTCCGTGGTCCTCCTAAGAAGCAAATTGTGACAATGTTAATGTAAGCTTTTCTAGTTAAGTTATGCAAtttggcatatatatatatatatatatatatttttttttttttttctttctgatgAACTACTATTAGTGTGATTTGGTTACCTTTTTACACTTAGtttataaactttgatgcaGTATTAGATCCCCTGTTGATCTTGTGTTGTAGATTCTAACTCCAtgttgtcatttgtttttcagGTTCAGCCTCTCAACATTGTTTAAGAAAAATCGTAAGAAAACATTTGGCTCCATAGTCTAAtagttcctttcttttctttttctttctcaaggtcatgatataatttactttttgtaAAATCCATGGGCTCAATGAGTCAACCAAATAATGTCAGCTAATATCCATTGCCCCCTCACTTTTTGTAAGTTTTAATAGTAAACTCTATAAGATTTAGATAAGAGCTAGTTGCTAATTTGTTGtgaaaatgttaattttgtttgtgcttttttttttttaaattttattttattagtcaaTTTGCGCTAAGTACATATTTGTAACATCTAcataaaaactttatttaataGTATCTCCATGCAAGAATGCTAATCCATTGTATTTTTTACTTATGGTATGCACATATAAACCTGTCAAATTGAGTATATCATTCCCTGCTGTCAGTTTTGCATCCATTTGCATAATACCATATAGTTTAAATGTAAAATCAACAAAGGAAAACATGAATGGTTATGAATCTTTTCTCTGGCATTCATAATTATATTGGTGAAAATGATATTTGTGGGACCTGCATTATGCATTCTGATAATCTTTCACCTTGTCATGAAATCAGAGGAAGACACCGTAAGCTCACTTTCTAAAATGGTGATGATAGTCTGGCTTTTTCTATTGATGGTGATCACGGCTAGCTATACAGCGAGCTTGACTTCAATTCTTACAGTGGAGCAGCTTTCATCGCCCATCACTGGAATTGATAGCTTGATTGCAAGTAACTGGCCTATCGGATACCAAGTAGGATCATTTGCTTACAACTATCTGACAGATAATCTTTATGTATCAAAATCAAGACTTATTCCCCTAGGCTCCCCCGAGGAATATGCTACAGCACTTCAGAAGGGGCCATCTGGTGGAGGGGTGGCAGCTATCATTGATGAGCTTCCATATGTTGAGTTATTTCTGTCAAATGAAACTGATTTTGGTATTATTGGACAGCCATTCGCCAGAAGCAGTTGGGGATTTGTAAGTGATTAGATATTATTGTATCCGTGATTAAAATAAAGTGCTCCTGATTTCCCCATAGTAGTGATAAGTAGATTGTAGAAGCAACATGCCTATTATATCTTTTAACCAACTAAATGGAAGTATGGTTTTCAAAATTCTTAGaactatattttgaaataaaagctTATCTTTGTGGTACCTTTCTTATATGATCCAAAGACTTGCTTGATATGGCCTGTAGTGCTTGCTAATACAACAATCCAGAATTGCATTTTTTGTCATTTGGTTTTGAACACAGGACATCATGAAAATTGtctgttaatttatttatgttctATATTATACTTGGCATTTCCTGACATTTTATAACAACACACCAGGCTTTTCAGAGAGAGTCTCCTCTTGCCTATGACATGTCTACAGCAATTTTGAAACTCTCTGAGAATGGAGATCTCCGTAAGATACATGAGAAGTGGTTCTGTAAAATGGGTTGTGCTGAAGATAGGACAAGCAACTCCAAGCCTGACCAGCTTCACTTGATTAGCTTTTGGGGTCTGTATCTCTCATGCGGTATTGTCTTGCTTGTTGCACTTGCACTGTTTCTGCTGCTAATGATTCGCCAATATGCCCGCTTCAAACAAAGACAAAAAGATGTTGCTTCTTCATCCACAGAACCATCGGGCATTCATTGTTCCCAGGTTGTTGTTAACTTCTTTAACTTCATTGATGAGAAGGAAGAGGCCATCAAGAAAATGTTCACTCAATGTGACAATCATCACAACCCCAACTGAGATAATTATTATGGTTGTGTTGCAAGAGGGCTCAAAGTGGTAGATTTCAGTAAACTGCTGTCATTTGGGCAGTTTGCTTAAGATGTTTATATGATACCTGATAGCAATATATCTTTGTAGAGTGACAATAATGATAGTCTTGTACATTATTTGTAGTactagtttttttcttctatcaTAAGTCTTTATTTTATAGTCAAATGGACATCATGATGCTTAAGATGGTTTACTCATATCAATTGTAATgtgttgtgaaatttgagtgCTAATGATCTGTACACCTGACATGACTAAAAGTTTTGGCAGCTGTTATCCCATTACTTGTTATTAATTCgattaatcaaatattaatgATTTGATCCTTCTAATTTCttacaaaaaatttagaaaGTACAAACTGCTAACACTTAATACTTGCGACTTGATCTAAAAATTGAAGTCCACCTCCCTAGCCAGAAGGACCTTACGGATATATACTTCTAGCATTTATTAATTGtctgtttattttaatattgaaaaatcatttttcacacatcttaataaaaaatgcactttctaatataaatttattgttaaattaatctatgcatacattttagagaaaatagattataatattataaaataattttatattatcattcaatcgATACGTATTTTTAGAGAAATGTTATTAGTGATTTTTGATTGattaataattatgtttgatagATGAGCCAAAGACTTCCAAAGAGTCAAACTTAGCATCAAACACGATTGTGGGGAAATCTTGGGACAACAACTAAAGCTAtgcaaattatgaaattatctaGTAATGTAATCAACTACATGAGTCCCAACCGGCGACTTCAGTCTTACCTAATTGAAGTTCTGTTCTGTCTTTTGTTGACAATACAACTTGGTTCATCTTTTTTCCCtttgttaaataataatgtttCTTGCACTTATAACATATTAGCttatattagtttaatttttcttaccTAATTGCTTCTGACTCTAATGCTACCATCTCATTAGATGTAAACAAATGTGATTACCCCTTAATAGTCGTATAAGAACTTCTGCCATATTGCAATCCCTCATCGTCACATCATGAACTTACGTGTAAAGCACTTACTTTCTtcaaacaaatacaaataaagttttaaatacATCTACTATATTAATTTGAtctaaaatctttattttattttccgaaaattataaacttaataATAGAAGTTCAAAATTAGTTGCATCGACAAACTATTAAATCTAATCGAAAAAGTTagttctcacaatttaacaaATCAAGgtttaaattctaattaaaaaatatatttatatttaatatctgACCACATctatatattaactttttaaatgagacaaacaaaacaaacatttagCTTCATTTTTAGGATAAGAGATATTATGTTTGTCGGAGTAAAACTAAACTTGAATATTTTAAACGAGACTTTAAGGTACAcccttataaataaaaaatataagtagagAGAAGTTTTATTAAAAGTGATCAATAAATCCTTAATAAAGATATAATATGGttaaaaaagatgagaaaaataaatattttttaaaataaagagaatGGTTGCCTAGTTTAATATCGATGAAACAAGGAGGTTTAATTtactctaattatttttttacatgtgCGAGATATTTATTATGGcggctggaaaaaaaaaaagagtaatagatctttcttgaaagagatattTATGTCATTTTCTGCTTTCTTTGCACTAAATACTAAAAATGGATCCATGTCGGGATTGTTTAAAGTCGATTTATTTGTGAGCTTGTAACTCACCTCTTGTGTCCATAGCGAGTGCACAAATCAACTTTACTTTAAAAAGCAGGGACATTACACATAAATATCTTCTAATCGAAtaagcaaaagaaagaaaaagaaaaagaggaaagatACCCTAGATTAGAAACCAATAGGCTTGAGTGGCTGCcattagtgcatttttttttacaataattacttttaaagaagttattattctttaaagCTTCCTGAAAAAGATATTGATTAAAAGTATTTTGAAGATGAAAATaagctaattatatatatatacttaattcTTCATCAATTTTAAACAGCCTAGCTTACATGTTACAATCATAAAAATCGATGTGTGGCCAACTAgtataaattaaactttagGAATCAATTcccttaaaatatattaaacatttcTTATAAGGTAAGACAAGTTTAAAGTTCACCCAAAATTTAAGAAAGACAAAATGATAGAGTTACACCCTCTAATATATTCTTTTGAACActcttttttattgattgaaatgtACTGAAAGTTACAAAATTTCAGTAGATCTCATATCTCATTTAATAactttctctcttgattttatagtttttttatacattttaaccaataaaaaataatgtgtttAGATGAGTATGTTATAAAGTATGTTATTACGTGTTCCTCAATACTCAAGTTGTAACACATTCTATGAAGGCTAGAGGAAACTATGAAATATCTATGTTTAACccataatattattatcttttttttttaactataataCTTTATACCCCTTCCATCTCTaataaaagactttttaaactaattacatCCTTTAAGATGGTTAACATAGttagtaattaaatttattaacaatttatattattttgttaaaattattttttaaattattgagattcataattttttttttccatttaattaattaatatgtgttAATCTTTTTATCTAATCCTTATCAAGAGATAATACATTTATCTTTTTAGTATATAAcatttattaaagtaattaaggatatttgggtaaaaaaataattaatacaaaagataacttgaaaaaaaattataaaaagagaaaaataaaattgaaaaaagaattttatatttaagtaaagAGGAAgtatttaaacatttaaaaacaattaaatatctAAATGGATAAGTATCAAACACTTGTTAAATCAACTAAAGTTTAGTGGAACAAGCTTAATTGCGCTGTGTAAACACGATTATCATGAATTGGTTGATTGAGAAGGTTTCGAGTCGTCCACTAGAATGTATAATTTACTGAaagtttctttttagtttttatttttttatttttacaatatttgGTCTTTATTAGTAAGTATGTTTTGTAGTGGCCTTTATTAAAAGTATAGATCTTCAAAAACTATATTGTTTATACAAAATTAGGTTTTGCTTAGTTCAAGAAAAATGTTGAGTTGTTGAGTACTTATGgaagggttagggttatgtTGTATGTCTGATTACTTTGCAACTAGGATATTTAATGGGGTTTATGTTGTATGTCTGATTACTTTGCAACTAGGATATTTAATGGGGGTTATGTTGTATGTCTGATTACTTTGCAACTAGGATATTTAATGGGGGTTATGTTATTAGGGTTAGTTTAAAAAGGGTAAACTtgaaatttgagtttaattgtTGGGCTAATGTTGATGTGGTTTCATGTTAGCAGGTTAGGATTATGGGTAGCTTTGTGATACCCATGGAGGTTAGGATTTATGGTGAAAGATGTTTTGGGTTTATGGTTGACTCTTTACTTGTCTTGCTATATTTCGATGTTTAGCAGATGTTGGGTTGTTGTGGTTGCTTGGATTAAGGGGTAGATGTATGTTAGGGTGAACTCAACATGTATTAAAGTTCTTCGATGTTTAGAAAGTTTTGTTTGTTGTGGTCTCATGTAAGGATAGGGGCGAGGGTTGGAGTTACATTGGAGGTTATGGTTTCATGTTCAAGGTTAGGACGAGGGTTTATGGGTTATAGTTATAGTTAAGGTATAATGTTTATGGTTAAAGGTTATTAAGGTTAGGGTGAAGGTTTATGGTTTAAGTTTATGAGTAAGGTTTATGGTCATGGTTAGGATTTGGTATTCATTAGTAGGAATAGGGTTCATGGTTAGCATTATAGTTTGTCATCAGGGTTAGGGTTAAGGGTTGTCATTAAGGTCATATTTATGTTTATGGTTAAGGCTTAGGGTTTAAGATTACAATTTATGGTTAGTGTTTAGTGTTGATGTTTATGTTcatggttagggttagggtttaagaTTACAGTTTAAGGTTTTAGGGCTTGGCGTTAtggttatggtttagggttatgTTGATGAGTGGAGTTAGGGTTATGGTTAGTGTGATTTAGGGTAGAAAACGTGTTAGCATGCTAAGCTCGTACAACAAACAGGGAACATTATCACAAAACTAAAACCAACATACCACAAAAACcaacaacaaaataaacaaaccaAACCACTTCTTCAGATTCAATCATTCTCAATAATACAACAAAAAATGTATGTCTTTTCTTATGCAAAAGATATCCACTATAAACGCAATGTTGAAAACACCTTACGGGGAAACATTATATAATGCATGTTTTCCTTTAAATTAACATGGACATAAGGGATGATAGGATAATAAATACACAAGACCAACCAAtacag
Above is a window of Glycine soja cultivar W05 chromosome 12, ASM419377v2, whole genome shotgun sequence DNA encoding:
- the LOC114379098 gene encoding glutamate receptor 3.7-like isoform X1, translated to MKKFMFLQLVTWIWICGVAHSRRPGSVNIGAVFAFDTVIGRAAKTAMEMAISDVNEDPTVLKGTKLNLIMKDAMCNAFLGSIGAFQVLEKGVAAIIGPQSSAVAHTVSQIADALQVPLVSYAATDPTLSSLQFPFFIRTTQSDLAQMTAMADLIDFHGWKEVIVVFLDDDYGRNGVSALRDELEKRRLRISYKLPLSIKFDLDEFTNLLNQSKVFGPRVYVVHVNPDPRLRIFSIAHNLQMMAKDYVWLVTDWLSATLDSLSPVNQTSFSVLHGVVGLRQHIPDSSKKKAFVSRWIEMQKEGLANTSLNSYGIYAYDTVWAVARAIDIFIKVHNTITFSFPDNYNLSHMVGIGIQLDKLKIFAGGSDLVDILLQSNFTGVSGQLHFNSDRSIVSGGYDIINVNQMGIKGVGFWSNNSGFSVVPHTALKKRKYNRFSQDQKLGNITWPGGITDRPRGWVIADNTKPLRIGVPKRASFVEFVTELPDSHQIQGYCIDVFKKALEFIPYEVPFVFKPFGNGKANPNYDALVKMVDENVYDAVVGDIAIVTNRTMIVDFSQPFASSSLVIVAPINKARSNAWVFLQPFTADMWCATAASFLVVGVVIWILEHRVNNDFRGPPKKQIVTMLMFSLSTLFKKNQEDTVSSLSKMVMIVWLFLLMVITASYTASLTSILTVEQLSSPITGIDSLIASNWPIGYQVGSFAYNYLTDNLYVSKSRLIPLGSPEEYATALQKGPSGGGVAAIIDELPYVELFLSNETDFGIIGQPFARSSWGFAFQRESPLAYDMSTAILKLSENGDLRKIHEKWFCKMGCAEDRTSNSKPDQLHLISFWGLYLSCGIVLLVALALFLLLMIRQYARFKQRQKDVASSSTEPSGIHCSQVVVNFFNFIDEKEEAIKKMFTQCDNHHNPN
- the LOC114379098 gene encoding glutamate receptor 3.7-like isoform X2, which produces MPCAMPFWDQLEVLEKGVAAIIGPQSSAVAHTVSQIADALQVPLVSYAATDPTLSSLQFPFFIRTTQSDLAQMTAMADLIDFHGWKEVIVVFLDDDYGRNGVSALRDELEKRRLRISYKLPLSIKFDLDEFTNLLNQSKVFGPRVYVVHVNPDPRLRIFSIAHNLQMMAKDYVWLVTDWLSATLDSLSPVNQTSFSVLHGVVGLRQHIPDSSKKKAFVSRWIEMQKEGLANTSLNSYGIYAYDTVWAVARAIDIFIKVHNTITFSFPDNYNLSHMVGIGIQLDKLKIFAGGSDLVDILLQSNFTGVSGQLHFNSDRSIVSGGYDIINVNQMGIKGVGFWSNNSGFSVVPHTALKKRKYNRFSQDQKLGNITWPGGITDRPRGWVIADNTKPLRIGVPKRASFVEFVTELPDSHQIQGYCIDVFKKALEFIPYEVPFVFKPFGNGKANPNYDALVKMVDENVYDAVVGDIAIVTNRTMIVDFSQPFASSSLVIVAPINKARSNAWVFLQPFTADMWCATAASFLVVGVVIWILEHRVNNDFRGPPKKQIVTMLMFSLSTLFKKNQEDTVSSLSKMVMIVWLFLLMVITASYTASLTSILTVEQLSSPITGIDSLIASNWPIGYQVGSFAYNYLTDNLYVSKSRLIPLGSPEEYATALQKGPSGGGVAAIIDELPYVELFLSNETDFGIIGQPFARSSWGFAFQRESPLAYDMSTAILKLSENGDLRKIHEKWFCKMGCAEDRTSNSKPDQLHLISFWGLYLSCGIVLLVALALFLLLMIRQYARFKQRQKDVASSSTEPSGIHCSQVVVNFFNFIDEKEEAIKKMFTQCDNHHNPN